Proteins encoded in a region of the Pseudomonas putida genome:
- a CDS encoding MDR family MFS transporter, which produces MTAALPPTTLRNVLTALMLAIFLGALDQTIVAVSLPAISAQFNDVGLLAWVISGYMVAMTVAVPIYGKLGDLYGRRRMILTGISLFTLASIACAMAQDMQQLVLARVLQGIGAGGMVSVSQAIIGDFVPPRERGRYQGYFSSMYAVASVAGPVLGGWLTEYLSWRWVFWINLPLGLVALWAIRRALAGMPVQRREAQVDYLGAVLLILGLGSLLLGITLVGQGQAWADSAVLALFACALLGLALFIAHERRCPEPLLPLGLFGNRVAVLCWGVIFFASFQSISLTMLMPLRYQGITGAGADSAALHLLPLAMGLPMGAFTGGRMTSRTGRYKPQILAGALLMPVAIFAMALTPPQSTLLSALFMLLTGIACGLQFPTSLVGTQSAVASKDIGVATSTTNLFRSLGGAMGVACMSSLLLALLHQGGFELLGNPLLGSLKAGEVDLVTQGRLLETFRQLLMGSALIAVLGLFAALALPDRRLRGY; this is translated from the coding sequence GTGACTGCTGCCCTGCCCCCCACCACCCTGCGCAACGTGCTCACCGCCCTGATGCTGGCCATCTTCCTCGGCGCACTGGACCAGACCATCGTCGCCGTCTCGCTGCCGGCCATCTCGGCCCAGTTCAACGACGTCGGCCTGCTGGCCTGGGTGATCTCCGGGTACATGGTGGCAATGACCGTGGCCGTACCAATCTACGGCAAGCTGGGCGACCTTTACGGCCGGCGCCGGATGATCCTCACCGGGATCAGCTTGTTCACCCTGGCCTCGATTGCCTGTGCCATGGCCCAGGACATGCAGCAGTTGGTGCTGGCCCGGGTACTCCAGGGCATTGGCGCGGGCGGTATGGTCTCGGTGAGCCAGGCGATCATCGGCGACTTCGTACCGCCGCGTGAACGCGGCCGCTACCAGGGCTATTTCAGCAGCATGTACGCCGTGGCCAGCGTCGCTGGGCCAGTGCTGGGCGGCTGGCTGACCGAGTACTTGTCGTGGCGCTGGGTATTCTGGATCAACCTGCCGCTGGGGCTGGTCGCCTTGTGGGCCATACGCCGCGCCCTCGCCGGCATGCCGGTGCAGCGTCGCGAGGCCCAGGTCGACTACCTTGGCGCCGTGCTGTTGATCCTCGGCCTTGGCAGCCTGCTGCTGGGGATCACCTTGGTCGGCCAGGGCCAGGCCTGGGCCGACTCGGCCGTGCTGGCGCTGTTCGCCTGCGCCCTACTCGGCCTGGCGTTGTTCATCGCCCACGAACGCCGCTGCCCAGAGCCGCTGCTGCCGCTCGGGCTGTTCGGCAACCGGGTGGCGGTACTTTGCTGGGGGGTGATCTTCTTCGCCAGCTTCCAGTCGATTTCCCTGACCATGCTCATGCCCTTGCGCTACCAGGGCATCACTGGCGCCGGTGCCGACAGCGCTGCCCTGCACCTGCTGCCACTGGCCATGGGGTTGCCCATGGGGGCCTTCACAGGCGGGCGCATGACCAGCCGGACCGGGCGCTACAAGCCGCAGATCCTGGCCGGTGCGCTGCTGATGCCAGTGGCCATTTTCGCCATGGCACTGACGCCGCCGCAGTCAACGTTGCTCAGTGCACTGTTCATGCTGCTGACCGGCATTGCTTGCGGGCTGCAGTTTCCGACCTCGCTGGTGGGCACGCAAAGCGCGGTGGCCAGCAAGGACATTGGCGTGGCCACCAGCACCACCAACCTGTTCCGCTCGCTGGGCGGGGCCATGGGCGTGGCGTGCATGTCCAGCCTGTTGCTGGCACTGCTGCACCAAGGTGGTTTCGAATTGCTGGGTAACCCGTTGCTGGGGAGCCTGAAGGCCGGTGAAGTGGACCTGGTGACACAGGGACGCTTGCTGGAGACATTCCGGCAGTTGCTGATGGGCAGCGCGCTGATTGCGGTACTGGGGCTTTTTGCCGCATTGGCGTTGCCTGACAGACGACTGCGCGGGTACTAA
- the ttgB gene encoding multidrug efflux RND transporter permease subunit TtgB — translation MSKFFIDRPIFAWVIALVIMLVGALSILKLPINQYPSIAPPAIAIAVTYPGASAQTVQDTVVQVIEQQLNGIDNLRYVSSESNSDGSMTITATFEQGTNPDTAQVQVQNKLNLATPLLPQEVQQQGIRVTKAVKNFLLVIGLVSEDGSMTKDDLANYIVSNMQDPISRTAGVGDFQVFGAQYAMRIWLDPAKLNKFQLTPVDVKTAVAAQNVQVSSGQLGGLPAMPGTQLNATIIGKTRLQTAEQFEKILLKVNNDGSQVRLGDVAQVGLGGENYAVSAQFNGKPASGLAVKLATGANALDTAKALRETIKGLEPFFPPGVKAVFPYDTTPVVTESISGVIHTLIEAVVLVFLVMYLFLQNFRATIITTMTVPVVLLGTFGILAAAGFSINTLTMFAMVLAIGLLVDDAIVVVENVERVMSEEGLPPKEATKRSMEQIQGALVGIALVLSAVLLPMAFFGGSTGVIYRQFSITIVSAMGLSVLVALIFTPALCATMLKPLKKGEHHTAKGGFFGWFNRNFDRSVNGYERSVGTILRNKVPFLLAYALIVVGMIWLFARIPTAFLPEEDQGVLFAQVQTPAGSSAERTQVVVDQMREYLLKDEADTVASVFTVNGFNFAGRGQSSGMAFIMLKPWDERSKENSVFALAQRAQQHFFTFRDAMVFAFAPPAVLELGNATGFDVFLQDRGGVGHEKLMEARNQFLAKAAQSKILSAVRPNGLNDEPQYQLTIDDERASALGVTIADINNTLSIALGASYVNDFIDRGRVKKVYIQGEPNARMSPEDLQKWYVRNGKGEMVPFSSFAKGEWTYGSPKLSRYNGVEAMEILGAPAPGYSTGEAMAEVERIAGELPSGVGFSWTGMSYEEKLSGSQMPALFALSVLFVFLCLAALYESWSIPIAVVLVVPLGIIGALIATSLRGLSNDVYFLVGLLTTIGLAAKNAILIVEFAKELHEQGRSLYDAAIEACRMRLRPIIMTSLAFILGVVPLTIASGAGAGSQHAIGTGVIGGMISATVLAIFWVPLFFVAVSSLFGSKEPEKDVTPETPRYEAGQ, via the coding sequence ATGTCGAAGTTCTTTATCGATCGCCCGATCTTCGCCTGGGTGATCGCCTTGGTGATCATGCTGGTCGGGGCCTTGTCGATCCTGAAGTTGCCGATCAACCAGTACCCCAGCATCGCACCGCCGGCCATCGCCATCGCCGTGACCTACCCGGGCGCCTCGGCGCAAACCGTGCAGGACACCGTGGTGCAGGTGATCGAGCAGCAGCTCAACGGTATCGACAACCTGCGTTATGTGTCGTCGGAAAGTAACTCCGACGGCAGCATGACCATTACCGCCACCTTCGAACAGGGCACCAACCCCGACACCGCCCAGGTTCAGGTACAGAACAAGCTGAACCTGGCCACCCCACTGCTGCCACAAGAAGTGCAGCAGCAAGGTATCCGCGTCACCAAGGCTGTGAAGAACTTCCTGCTGGTGATCGGCCTGGTGTCCGAAGACGGCAGCATGACCAAGGATGACTTGGCCAACTACATCGTCTCCAACATGCAGGACCCGATCTCGCGTACAGCGGGTGTGGGTGACTTCCAGGTGTTCGGTGCACAGTACGCCATGCGTATCTGGCTCGATCCGGCCAAGCTGAACAAATTCCAGCTGACCCCGGTCGACGTCAAGACCGCCGTGGCCGCGCAGAACGTGCAGGTGTCCTCCGGCCAGCTCGGCGGCCTGCCGGCCATGCCGGGCACCCAGCTGAACGCCACCATCATCGGCAAGACCCGCCTGCAAACCGCCGAGCAGTTCGAGAAGATCCTGCTCAAGGTCAACAACGACGGTTCGCAGGTGCGTCTGGGTGATGTCGCCCAGGTAGGTCTGGGGGGTGAAAACTACGCGGTCAGCGCTCAGTTCAACGGCAAGCCGGCTTCCGGCCTGGCAGTAAAACTGGCTACCGGCGCCAACGCCCTGGACACCGCCAAGGCACTGCGCGAGACCATCAAAGGCCTGGAACCGTTCTTCCCGCCTGGGGTGAAAGCGGTATTCCCGTATGACACCACTCCGGTGGTCACCGAATCGATCAGCGGCGTGATCCACACCCTGATCGAAGCCGTGGTCCTGGTGTTCCTGGTGATGTACCTGTTCCTGCAGAACTTCCGCGCCACCATCATCACCACCATGACCGTACCGGTGGTGTTACTGGGTACCTTCGGCATCCTTGCCGCCGCGGGCTTCAGCATCAACACCCTGACCATGTTCGCCATGGTCCTGGCCATCGGTTTGCTGGTGGACGACGCCATCGTCGTGGTGGAAAACGTCGAGCGGGTGATGTCCGAGGAAGGCTTGCCGCCCAAGGAAGCCACCAAGCGTTCGATGGAACAGATCCAGGGTGCCCTGGTGGGTATCGCCCTGGTACTGTCGGCCGTACTGCTGCCGATGGCGTTCTTCGGCGGTTCCACGGGTGTGATCTACCGGCAGTTCTCCATCACCATCGTCTCGGCCATGGGCCTGTCGGTGCTGGTTGCGCTTATCTTCACCCCGGCGCTTTGCGCCACCATGCTCAAGCCGCTGAAGAAGGGCGAGCACCACACTGCCAAAGGCGGCTTCTTCGGTTGGTTCAACCGCAACTTCGACCGCAGCGTGAACGGCTACGAGCGCAGCGTGGGCACTATCCTGCGCAACAAGGTGCCGTTCCTGCTGGCCTATGCGCTGATCGTGGTCGGCATGATCTGGCTGTTCGCTCGCATCCCAACCGCGTTCCTGCCCGAGGAAGACCAGGGCGTGCTGTTCGCCCAGGTGCAAACCCCGGCAGGCTCCAGTGCCGAGCGCACCCAGGTGGTGGTCGACCAGATGCGTGAGTATCTGTTGAAGGATGAAGCCGACACCGTAGCGTCCGTGTTCACCGTCAACGGCTTCAACTTTGCCGGTCGCGGGCAGAGTTCGGGCATGGCATTCATCATGCTCAAACCCTGGGATGAACGTTCCAAGGAGAACAGCGTGTTCGCCCTGGCCCAGCGTGCCCAGCAGCACTTCTTCACCTTCCGTGATGCAATGGTGTTCGCCTTCGCCCCACCTGCGGTACTCGAACTGGGTAACGCCACCGGTTTCGACGTGTTCCTGCAGGACCGCGGTGGTGTCGGCCACGAGAAGTTGATGGAAGCGCGCAACCAGTTCCTGGCCAAGGCCGCGCAGAGCAAGATCCTCAGCGCTGTGCGCCCTAACGGCCTGAACGATGAACCGCAGTATCAGTTGACCATCGATGACGAGCGTGCCAGCGCCCTGGGCGTGACCATTGCCGACATCAACAACACCCTGTCGATTGCCCTGGGTGCCAGCTACGTCAACGACTTCATCGACCGTGGCCGAGTCAAGAAGGTGTACATCCAGGGCGAACCCAACGCCCGAATGAGCCCTGAAGACCTGCAGAAGTGGTACGTGCGCAACGGCAAAGGCGAGATGGTGCCGTTCTCCTCCTTCGCCAAAGGCGAATGGACCTACGGCTCGCCGAAACTGTCGCGTTACAACGGCGTCGAGGCGATGGAAATCCTCGGTGCGCCGGCGCCGGGCTACAGTACCGGTGAAGCCATGGCCGAGGTCGAGCGTATCGCTGGCGAACTGCCAAGCGGTGTAGGCTTCTCCTGGACCGGCATGTCCTACGAGGAAAAGCTCTCCGGTTCGCAGATGCCGGCGCTGTTCGCCCTCTCGGTACTGTTCGTGTTCCTGTGCCTGGCAGCCCTGTACGAAAGCTGGTCGATCCCGATCGCCGTGGTACTGGTAGTACCGCTGGGTATCATCGGTGCACTGATCGCCACCAGTCTGCGCGGCTTGTCCAACGACGTGTACTTCCTGGTCGGCCTGTTGACCACCATCGGCCTGGCGGCGAAAAACGCCATTCTGATCGTCGAGTTCGCCAAGGAACTGCACGAGCAAGGCCGCAGCCTGTACGACGCGGCGATCGAGGCGTGCCGCATGCGTCTGCGCCCGATCATCATGACCTCGCTGGCGTTCATCCTTGGCGTGGTACCGTTGACCATCGCCAGCGGCGCCGGCGCCGGCAGCCAGCACGCCATCGGTACGGGTGTGATCGGCGGCATGATCAGTGCGACCGTACTGGCTATCTTCTGGGTACCGCTGTTCTTCGTCGCAGTGTCGTCGCTGTTCGGCAGCAAAGAGCCGGAAAAAGACGTCACCCCTGAAACTCCACGTTATGAGGCTGGGCAATGA
- a CDS encoding AdeC/AdeK/OprM family multidrug efflux complex outer membrane factor, giving the protein MTKSLLSLAVTAFILGGCSLIPDYQTPEAPVAAQWPQGPAYSPTQSADVAAAEQGWRQFFHDPALQQLIQTSLVNNRDLRVAALNLDAYRAQYRIQRADLFPAVSATGSGSRQRVPANMSQTGESGITSQYSATLGVSAYELDLFGRVRSLTEQALETYLSSEQARRSTQIALVASVANAYYTWQADQALFKLTEETLKTYEESYNLTRRSNEVGVASALDVSQARTAVEGARVKYSQYQRLVAQDVNSLTVLLGTGIPADLAKPLELNADQLAEVPAGLPSDILQRRPDIQEAEHLLKAANANIGAARAAFFPSISLTANAGSLSPDMGHLFAGGQGTWLFQPQINLPIFNAGSLKASLDYSKIQKDINVAKYEKTIQTAFQEVSDGLAARKTFEEQLQAQRDLVQANQDYYRLAERRYRIGIDSNLTFLDAQRNLFSAQQALIGDRLSQLTSEVNLYKALGGGWYEQTGQANQQASVDAPKG; this is encoded by the coding sequence ATGACCAAGTCTTTGTTGTCCCTGGCGGTAACCGCTTTCATTCTTGGCGGCTGCTCGCTGATCCCTGACTACCAGACCCCGGAAGCGCCGGTGGCTGCGCAGTGGCCGCAAGGCCCTGCGTACTCGCCAACGCAATCGGCGGATGTTGCCGCCGCCGAACAGGGCTGGCGCCAGTTCTTCCACGATCCGGCGCTGCAACAGCTGATCCAGACCTCGCTGGTGAACAACCGCGACCTGCGCGTCGCGGCGCTGAACCTGGACGCCTACCGCGCGCAGTACCGCATTCAGCGTGCCGACCTGTTCCCGGCGGTTTCGGCCACCGGCAGCGGCAGCCGCCAGCGCGTCCCGGCGAACATGTCGCAAACCGGTGAATCTGGCATCACCAGCCAGTATTCGGCAACCCTGGGTGTCAGCGCCTACGAGCTGGACCTGTTCGGCCGCGTGCGCAGCCTGACCGAGCAAGCCTTGGAAACCTATCTGTCCAGCGAGCAGGCGCGTCGTTCCACGCAAATCGCCCTGGTGGCCAGCGTGGCCAATGCCTACTACACCTGGCAGGCCGACCAGGCCCTGTTCAAGCTGACCGAAGAAACGCTGAAGACCTACGAGGAAAGCTACAACCTCACCCGTCGCAGCAATGAAGTCGGCGTCGCTTCTGCACTCGACGTCAGCCAGGCACGCACCGCCGTGGAAGGCGCCCGGGTCAAGTACTCGCAGTATCAGCGCCTGGTCGCCCAGGACGTCAACAGCCTGACCGTGCTGCTGGGCACCGGCATTCCAGCCGACCTGGCCAAGCCGCTGGAGCTCAATGCCGACCAGTTGGCCGAAGTGCCGGCCGGCCTGCCGTCGGATATCCTCCAGCGCCGCCCGGACATCCAGGAAGCCGAGCACCTGCTCAAGGCCGCCAATGCCAACATTGGCGCGGCCCGCGCAGCGTTCTTCCCGAGCATCAGCCTGACCGCCAACGCGGGCAGCCTGAGCCCCGACATGGGCCACCTGTTCGCAGGTGGCCAGGGCACCTGGCTGTTCCAGCCGCAGATCAACCTGCCGATCTTCAACGCCGGCAGCCTGAAGGCCAGCCTGGATTATTCGAAGATCCAGAAGGACATCAACGTCGCCAAGTACGAAAAAACCATCCAGACCGCCTTCCAGGAAGTCTCCGATGGCCTGGCGGCGCGCAAGACCTTCGAAGAGCAGCTGCAGGCCCAGCGCGACCTGGTGCAGGCGAACCAGGATTACTACCGCCTGGCCGAACGCCGTTATCGCATCGGGATCGACAGCAACCTGACCTTCCTCGACGCCCAGCGCAACCTGTTCAGCGCCCAACAGGCACTGATCGGCGACCGTCTTTCGCAGCTGACCAGCGAGGTCAACCTGTACAAGGCGCTCGGCGGTGGCTGGTACGAGCAGACCGGGCAGGCCAACCAGCAGGCGTCGGTGGATGCACCGAAAGGCTGA